GCATGCCTGCCCTGATGGAGGTCCTAGAGCGTGAACATGTCCTTGGGGGCATGCCTCGGCTGGCAGCCCGGCTGTGCTCCATCGAAGCCGAATGGGCAGCCAATCCGGAAATGCCTGCGAATGAGGCTTCAGGCGCAGGTGCCCCTCAGAACGGTGCCGACCCCTTCGGTCAACTGGATCTACTGCTGCGAGAAATTAGAGATGACTGCACCGGCTGAACCCGATCGCAGGCAACATGGGGTTATCCGTTTGGTTCTCAATGGCCTCCGTCCCGCAACGACTGCTCGGCGTCAGCCTCATCACGGCTGTCAGCGCGACGCTTCCGCAGGCAGCGACGGCTCAATCAGAGGTCTGGTTGCTCGGCCCCAACAGTCGTACGGGAGAACAGAGCACTGTGGTTCCCACGGACTGCGTCGAAGGAGCGGATGGTTCCATCACCTGTAACACCAAGATCCAAAATCCCCCTGGCGACACACCCGCCAAGCCCTTTTACAACCCGTTCAGCAACAACTGAGCCCAGTGATTCAGTCTCGTCGCAAACGCCGAAGTTTCCTGCAATGGGTTGATGCAGGGGAAAAGCAGGTCGCCATCCTGCTCACCATCATCACTGCTGTTGTGATCGCTGCTTCGATCGTGCAGCTCACAATCCGCGTGGCTCTTTCGCTGATCACCAATGAACAGGATTCCTACTGGCTGGGTGATGGTCTGATTCGCATCCTTGGTGATCTGCTGACGGTCTTGATCGCACTGGAAGTGCTGCAAAACATCACCAGTTACCTGCGTCGCCACGTCGTCCAGATTGAACTAGTGCTGGTCACCGCACTCACGGCCGTAGCCAGGAAAGTCATTGTGTTGCCCAAAGGCGCGGAAGACAAACCACAGCTTTTGATCGGCCTTGGCGTCTCCGCCATCGCGTTGGCGGGGGCTTACTGGCTTGTTAAACGATCGGCTGAACCGGATACTCGCTTGGACGCTCATTCCAGTAGAGAGCAAGCCATACCGTTCCAGGATGAGCATCCGTCCGCTCAACCCGATGACGTCGACCAGCTGAGAGCATCAGTTGATCCCCCACGCTGAGTTCAACGCATTCCTCTGGATCTTCAAGACGTAGGAGCGCGCTCCCCTTCAACAAGGTGAGCCACTCATGCTCTTTCTGTTGATACCAGAAACCATCCGGACTACGTGATCCGTTGGAACTGATCCTCATCAGCCTCCAACCCTCGCCGGAACACAACTCGTCTTCGATTTCATGCCCTGAAGCTGCCAGTGGCCCAGCCAGCAGATTGGAGAAACCTGGTCCCTCCACACTCGGCTCTCCCCAGCGTCGGTCGATGCGGTATCCCCATAACCGCGCCAATTGCACGACCGCATTGTGATCCGAGCAGGCCGCTAATTGACGACGACGCTCCGGATTGGCCTCAAGACTGCTGACCAATGCATTGAGCTGTTGGACCTTCAACAGAAAACGCTGCAGATCCTCTTCCGCCATCAGATCAAAGACAACTGTTCTGATCCTGACAACCCACCGATTCAGACCCAACCAATGGCTTGCACCAAGGCAGACTGAAATCACCTACCGATAGATGATGAGAACTCTGCTGGCAGGTGCACTGATGCTGCTAACACTGTTCTGGCAGAGTTCCAGCGTCTGGGGCTTGAGTGGATCAGGAGCGCAGCTGTTTGATCTGCATTGCGCTGGATGTCATCCCAATGGCGGAAACATCATTCGTCGAGGACGAACACTAAAACTTACGGCCCTCGAGAAACGAGAGCTCAACAATGCTCAAGCGATTGCACAGATTGCCCGTGAAGGCATTGGCCAAATGAGCGGTTATGCCGATGCTCTCGGAGAAGGGAATGACATCGTGGTTGCCGAATGGATCTGGCAGCAGGCTCAGAATGCCTGGACCCATGGATAAACATCCAGTTGAGTCCAAATTCCCTCTCGCCAGTAGACATCTGCTTCAAGCAGAGCGCGCACAGTTGATTCACTGTCGGACTCAAAGACTGCGAAAACGTGTGTACTGCCAACAGTGGGACCAAGGGTGATCAATGTCCCACTTTCCTTGAGGGCTTTGAGCCGCTCGAGATGCTCATCACGAAACGGAGCTCTTTTTTCCAATGCGTTGTCGCAATAGGTCCCCCAGAGAACGAATCGGGCCATAGTTTCACCTCCGGTTGAAAAAATCTGCACCGAATGGTTGGCGCATACTGCACACTAAGCGCTATGTTCAGAGGGTA
Above is a window of Synechococcus sp. BIOS-U3-1 DNA encoding:
- a CDS encoding phosphate-starvation-inducible PsiE family protein, which codes for MIQSRRKRRSFLQWVDAGEKQVAILLTIITAVVIAASIVQLTIRVALSLITNEQDSYWLGDGLIRILGDLLTVLIALEVLQNITSYLRRHVVQIELVLVTALTAVARKVIVLPKGAEDKPQLLIGLGVSAIALAGAYWLVKRSAEPDTRLDAHSSREQAIPFQDEHPSAQPDDVDQLRASVDPPR
- a CDS encoding c-type cytochrome, with the translated sequence MRTLLAGALMLLTLFWQSSSVWGLSGSGAQLFDLHCAGCHPNGGNIIRRGRTLKLTALEKRELNNAQAIAQIAREGIGQMSGYADALGEGNDIVVAEWIWQQAQNAWTHG
- a CDS encoding YciI family protein, which gives rise to MARFVLWGTYCDNALEKRAPFRDEHLERLKALKESGTLITLGPTVGSTHVFAVFESDSESTVRALLEADVYWREGIWTQLDVYPWVQAF